One Microscilla marina ATCC 23134 DNA window includes the following coding sequences:
- a CDS encoding glycoside hydrolase family protein, which produces MQRWQKLGLIYNRQHYQAVPLAHFIAPHIIRIFFSTRDLANQSLPCAIDYDLHQQKVVNEFKIEVPLGNLGMFDQNGIMPTALLDQGNELWMYYIGWNTGGSVPFRNAIGLLISKDGGHTFQKHAQGPLLDRCVYDPCFVASNCVLAEEGFYRMYYLSCVQWQAQPTGEVQHYYHIKYAESANGIDWKREGKVAIGFKNEYEYAISVPRVIKEAGRYKMWYSYRASAHTTTYRIGYAESVDGLDWVRKDELVGLDVSAEGWDSQMICYPEIFTFEHKRYMLYNGNEYGKSGIGLAVSL; this is translated from the coding sequence ATGCAACGCTGGCAAAAACTTGGGCTAATTTATAACCGTCAACACTACCAGGCAGTACCGTTGGCGCACTTTATTGCCCCACATATCATACGTATTTTTTTTAGCACCCGTGACCTTGCCAACCAATCACTGCCTTGTGCTATAGACTATGATTTGCACCAACAAAAGGTAGTCAATGAGTTCAAAATAGAAGTACCTCTGGGCAACCTGGGTATGTTTGACCAAAACGGCATTATGCCCACTGCTTTGCTCGACCAGGGCAACGAATTGTGGATGTATTATATTGGTTGGAACACAGGAGGCAGTGTACCTTTTAGAAATGCCATTGGCTTGCTGATAAGTAAAGATGGGGGCCATACTTTTCAGAAACACGCCCAAGGCCCTTTGTTAGACCGTTGCGTGTATGACCCCTGTTTTGTAGCAAGCAATTGTGTATTGGCAGAAGAAGGATTTTACCGTATGTATTACCTTTCTTGTGTGCAGTGGCAAGCACAGCCTACGGGGGAAGTGCAACATTATTACCATATCAAGTACGCCGAATCGGCCAATGGGATTGACTGGAAAAGGGAAGGCAAGGTAGCTATAGGTTTTAAAAATGAGTACGAATATGCTATTTCAGTGCCCAGGGTAATCAAAGAAGCGGGCAGGTATAAAATGTGGTACTCATACCGGGCAAGTGCCCACACGACTACTTATCGTATTGGATATGCCGAGTCGGTCGATGGGCTGGATTGGGTGAGAAAAGATGAACTGGTAGGCTTAGATGTTTCGGCAGAGGGATGGGACAGCCAAATGATTTGTTATCCAGAAATATTTACTTTTGAGCACAAGCGGTATATGTTGTATAATGGCAATGAGTACGGCAAGTCAGGAATAGGTTTAGCGGTGAGTTTGTAG
- a CDS encoding glycosyltransferase family 2 protein: MKKITVVTSLYKSRAYIPEFYRRIKDCIVSLGLSYQLVFVNDGSPDDSVEVVKQLMEQDPHITLVSLSRNFGQYPAMFAGMQYALQTNPDYVFILDVDLEEAPENLAKFYPLMQAKAGTDVVYGVVKKRQGFFVKKVLGNWFLWVLDKLSEHQIPRNQAWARLMKPNYLQHLLQYNEADTYPVGLMHLTGFNQVPCPIDKPYKGSTTYSWRKRAYAALSAVTSFSSRALLYIAFMGFGIFFFSVLFILSIVVQKLAYTDFQAGWSSIIASIWCIGGLIIFCLGVIGMYIAQIFNQVKNRPLYIIKSVLGKTE; this comes from the coding sequence ATGAAAAAAATCACGGTGGTTACTTCTTTGTATAAATCAAGGGCATACATTCCTGAGTTTTATCGTCGTATCAAAGATTGTATTGTTTCGCTGGGACTGAGCTATCAACTGGTATTTGTCAACGACGGTTCGCCCGACGATTCGGTAGAAGTGGTAAAGCAACTCATGGAACAGGATCCTCACATCACCCTGGTAAGTTTATCGCGCAATTTTGGGCAGTATCCAGCGATGTTTGCAGGCATGCAATATGCTTTGCAAACCAACCCCGACTATGTGTTTATTTTAGATGTTGACCTGGAAGAAGCTCCCGAAAACCTGGCAAAGTTTTATCCCCTCATGCAAGCCAAAGCAGGCACAGACGTAGTATACGGAGTAGTAAAAAAGCGCCAAGGATTTTTTGTGAAAAAGGTACTAGGCAATTGGTTTTTATGGGTGCTTGACAAACTCAGCGAACACCAAATACCCCGCAATCAGGCATGGGCACGGCTTATGAAGCCAAATTATTTGCAGCACTTATTGCAATACAACGAAGCCGACACCTACCCGGTAGGGCTTATGCACCTGACAGGGTTCAACCAAGTGCCCTGCCCTATAGACAAACCATACAAGGGTAGCACCACCTATTCGTGGCGTAAACGTGCCTATGCTGCCTTAAGTGCGGTTACCTCGTTCTCGTCGCGCGCTTTGCTTTACATCGCTTTTATGGGCTTTGGTATTTTCTTTTTTTCTGTCTTATTCATTCTCAGTATTGTAGTGCAAAAGCTTGCCTATACTGACTTTCAGGCAGGTTGGAGTTCTATTATAGCCTCTATTTGGTGCATTGGCGGACTCATTATTTTTTGTCTGGGGGTAATAGGTATGTACATTGCTCAAATCTTTAATCAGGTAAAAAACCGCCCACTGTATATTATAAAGTCTGTGTTAGGCAAAACTGAGTAA